The genomic region CAAAACCAACACTGGCACAAGATCTAGGGAGGACTCTTCCAGTAACACTAGACTTCTCTTACATCTGATGTCTTTTGAAGACAACCACCTATTCGGTCACTGTGGATTCACTGGACCTGTGATTCACTGTACACTCTCCACTGGCTGCCAAGAGGAAGCAGGGGGGACTTTAAGCTAAACCAGGCAATCTTTGATAGAAGCCTGGCTATTTGCAATACCTCATTCTTAAACTTTGGCCAGGCTAATTGCTGAGAAGCACATTGACTTCTAGGGGTAGTCTTTTTTTTATACAATAGATAAAACTGTATCTTAGCCTGTGGGCTCATTAGTAACCTGAGAACTCCTAATCAGGCCAAGGAAAAAGATCTGTACCTCTTGACTAAAACATGGATTATCTTGGCAGCCAATGCTAATGAATAGGAAAGACATGCTGGATTCTCTCCTACACCTACCCaaacagcaagaaggaaaagtTTCAAATATCTTacccctctgaaaaaaaaatagagacctCCCAGTACACTCAGGATCTCTCCAGTCACTCGAAAATATTCCCCAGTGCTGTGACCAAATGTGAAGGGAGGCTGTGTAAGACAGGAACATAGATGTGTTCAGCAGAACTGGGAATAGGAAAGACCTGGCCTTGCCAGCAACTGAAAGCAACTACATTTCTAGGGGAATGGGTTAAGTTTCTGAATGTGTTGCAGCAAGGGGGCATGACTGGGAAGCAAGCAGTATCAAAtctccctcctgccttcagaaaagaggaaaatcctAATGGTAGGAGCACACATTCAAATGGGATGCAGATCTAGGATATCATGCGCTGGGTGGTTCCCTTGATATATGACAGGAGTAACataccttttcctccttctctacAGGTCTGTAGTAAGCAGCTGCAGTGAGGATGATGATATGCATGGTATAGACAAAGAAGTTGAAGTAAAACAAGTGTTTGACAAACCGGTCCCACTTGTCTTGCAGCAGCCTGTTAAGGGGTTCCACCAGCAGCATCTCATGACGGTTCTgagcaaaaggagaaagaagagaatctTGACAGGACCAGTATGTACTGGGCTTTGAAAACAGCAAATGATACTCATCTTCAGTAAATGTTCCCTCTAGTACCCTTAAACTCAGGAAGGGAGGTTGTTTTATAGAAATGAGGCAAAAAATGCACTGGGTGGAACACAGAGCTCTTCCCCAGCAGTGCCCCAGCCTGTAAATAAAATGCCAAGGAGGTGCATACTTACTGGTGTTTCACTACTGTAGGCAATAATCTCAAGCACTGAATTTTTCTCACATGTGTCTATACAGGACAGATCATAAAGAGATGAGTGGACAGGTCCGTAAGCCCATTCAGTGAACTTCCTAGACAAGTGTCTGCACTCAGGATCTTTGATCTCTCGTCTGAGGATGTAAGCGAaaatctaattgaaaaaaaacaatacaACCAACATTTCAGCACTAATGGACTTCTAGTTCCTCAGTGTCTCCACAAGCCAGGATGGCTAATTTCTCCCTAGTTTAACTGTGCTGAAGTCAAACCACTGGAGCACTACAGAGATCAAAGTCTGAAGTAAACACAATTAATTTTCTCACTAGATGCTGGGAGATAAGAGATACAGATACCGCTTACAACTTGCCACTATCTGTTTCAAAAttgcaagagaaaagcagagatgtATGTTACACATCTCTGAGCATACAGTCATTTTGAATGGGGACTGCCAGAAGATGAGTTATATCAGCCAGTCAAAAGTACAAGGCCTCTAGTGGTTCAGATGATAGCAGAGACCCACTTTCTGTTTCCACTTGGGCTGCCCTGCATACCAGTGgtttatgaataataataatgccaGCTGGACACAGACATGCACGCACTTTGTAACTTTTAAGGACTATGCAGTTTTGCATATTAAACTGCAGCACCAGATCCTCTTAACTAAAAGGCCCCAACAACAAGCAGTGATAAAATCTGGCCTTCATCAACATTTTACATGTAGCCCGTATAACTTGATACAGTAATGGGACAGTTAAACACATTTGCTCACCTACCCCTATCTTCCCTGTTTTGGCTGCCAGAGTTAATGGAGTCAGCCCTTTCTTGTTGGTGAGTTCTTCTAGCTTCAGGATTGGATTAATTTTGGCACCAAGGATCAATATGTTATTGTACATCTTGGTAACAAACTTGGTATTATCCTTAGTATTGTCTGCAATCTCCACCAGTGTATGCAGGACCGTATTGCCCATGGAGTCCTCAGCAGTGATGTTGGCTGGCTGGTAGGGGTTCTCAAGGAGGAATTTCACAATGCAGAGCTGGTTGGTGCAGGCAGCCAGGGACAAAGGCAGCTCCCCTATGGGCAAGCAACAGGAATCAGTAGTCAGAAAGCCCGTTACGACACATGCATAAACAGAAAGAAGATCATGTTGCTTTCATCTTTCATCATGAGAAGAGGTGAATTTCTCTATCTGATATAGCACCAAATCCTGTGATAGCTGTTAGaatcacattttcttttgtttaactgcATCACAGAAACACAGTGCTTAAGAAAGCACTGAAAGGACAGCTAACAGAAGGTAACAACCTTTTAAAGGATACAGTGCCCAGAAAACAAAGGGATGCAGACATCAAGCTCGCACTGAACATTATCAACTACCAACCGTGTTTCTTTATAATCTCAGCCTTTGGGAGTAAATATTTGGACTAAGTGGTAGGACAGCCCGTCTGGTACTTCTGAGCCTCCAGTCCCACATACACAGGATTATTTAGCAGCTTGTACTTTGGATAATGGTAGGATAACTCAATCAATAAAGCCCATACTGTGCTCACCCCTACCAAAATAAAAGCCAGGTTTCCCTTTGATTTTCCTGAAGAACTCCCCACAGGCTCTTGCATGAACATCTGCTCCATTCTGGACCAAGAGCTTCACCAGGTACATGTTCCTTCTTTCAATGGCGATGTGAAGTGCAGTCTGGCCTACGGAGACACTCATCAGACAGAAATCTTCAACGGTTAATACAGACCGAGAGCTTTCAGGTACCACAATTCATCCAGGTCCATTAAAGATGGTAGAACTAAGAGCTTTTCAGACTAAAAAGCTCTAGAattgaacaaaaaaaagatggcaCAGATAGCAAGTGCAAGTGCCCTGAGCTTGCTATTAAATCACTGTGTATCAAAAATGGTAGAATATTGCACCTAACAAAGCACTGCCCTAGCATGAATGCCCTGGTGGGTAATCACACACTGGAACTTTGGGGTGCTGCATCCTCATGCATAAGGCTTCATGCAGAAAACTATTTGAGAGCCTTGCCTAACCTTGTCTTCAGCCTTAGCACCAAGAGTATTCACTGTAGCAGCTGTTTCTCTTACCCTTGTAGTAGTTGTCGGTATACTCTGCATTAACAAACTCTTTCAGAGTTCCCGTTTTCCTTGCAATATCCAGCAGCAAGGGAATGGTATCATTTTTCCCATCATGTAGATTCAGCATGGCTTTCAGTAAGCAGGTTTTCCCAGTTTCGGGCTCTATAACACAAAAAGATTGCAGCTATATAGAAGTGATTACAAACCTACCAGCTCCTCCCAGGCAGGCAGGAATTAATGAGGTTCttttcaagagagaagaaaactcaTCCAGGGGTTCACAGAAAATTTCGacttttctgaatttttctttaaCCTTACAATCAATGGGTTGCCCAATCATTAGGGAAGTAGTGGCTATTAGAGGACGTCCTGCAGACACTTAACAGAAttatggttttttgttttcatctcagGAGCACTACTGGAAGAAGACGAGGGCAACTTAAGGTATGTGACACTAAAAGGTACCTTTGAACTCATCATCTGTGAGATGCTTCAAGGTTCTGTTAAGATAGAGTAGCAGATCATCCAGGTCCCTTGTGTTGCCTTGGGCTACAGCATCAAAGATCCTTCTGCGGTCATaaaatttgaaagctttttctgaACAGCCTGTGATGGAATCTGTAGATAGGAGCCTAACAAGGGTAAATTTCAGTTACTTAAAGTCAGACATTTAGCAGACTTTTTATAAACTAccagaataatattttttatttgctatgCGAAGTAGTAAGCACTACAGAGTAGTATAGATGGATCTGCAAAATCTACAAGATCAAGAAAGTCTGCAAGCAACTGTCCTGATAAAATTATGTGTCTGTTGCTGAAAAGTTGAGAACAAGGCTTAAAAGAGACACTGAAGCATGACACTCCGACTGCAGGCTTGGGAACCAGGCAATCCCATGTTCTCATTCTGAGTGATGTCCATTCACTGAACAAGTCTCAGGCAAGTGAATTAAGGCCTACCACTAATTTTGTGTGAGATATCCGTGGACTCAATTTTCAAGAGATGCCAAGAGGCAACAGCTATTGTCACTTTCAGATGCAACACTCCTTATTTTGGCATAGaaaacagtgaaacagaaaaaaatggtcaCACTCATGTGGAGAGAATaaatgctgctctgcagctgtcaAACTGTTGACTACAACGAAATCTTACACGGTAAACTTACTTGTGAAGTTTCCCCCTCTCCAAATTGGCATGAAATTTGATGACAGAAGGTGCCATCAGGTGATCCATCTGGTAAAAGGAGTCCATGGGAGCCATGTCCTTGTCACTATCCCCCATCACAAACCGCCCACGTCTTGCAAAGATGTTGCTTTTGGGTGGCTGCACCTTGTTGCTGGGTGTACCCTGGAGGCTGTCAGGCGTTTCCAGCGTGGAATCCTCCCCATCCGTGTGTTCATCTGTCACTTCAGATTCCTCCATGTCAGAACTACCAAATTTCTTCATCTTCCCAAGAATAGAAGACATGATGAGCAGGTAGTCTGTCAGGAACAACACAAACACCTCAAGTCAGCACTTTACGGGGCCAAACAACAGGGAATGGATTGGTTGCTCTCATCCCAGAAGCAAGACAGATAGACACATATTCACTACGCCCAGAGTTGGGACAGTTTAGTAGGTCATTACCTCCATGCTGTTTGTTACTGTCCCCACTGCCCTTGCCCATTTCAGAATGGAGAAAGCAAGCCAGAGTGTCCCAGAGCTTGCCAGCCACCTCACTGCAGAGCTGGCCAGCCACCTCACTGCAGAGCTGACCATTTCTGCTTAGAACTAGTGCCTCATCCTCCTCCAATCCTTGTTAAAGCCTGAACAATCTCAAACCCTGAACTCTCTCTGGCTTTCTTCTCTACTTTCTAACTGTTTTGTGCCACAATATATTCTCAGAATTTTATCAGGCACGTGCAAAAAGCCTGCTTGTGCCATAACCGTATCTCAACGATGCTGAGCACAGAGGGCTTCCTGCACGTAGGAAAAATACCACTTAATGGCTTTACAGAGTTACAGCAGTGCTAGATGTAAACTGGGGCATGTGATTCTTGGGAGATGAGTGTCACCTCAAACGTGAGACAcggaaacagaaagggaaaggttACCACAGATAAGAGATGACTGTAAGACCACATGTCTGATCTTGTCTGATTTGCAACCACAAAGAATTTGACAGAAGTTAACAAATATATTATACTGAAAGTAGAGCaggctttggtttggttttggttttgctttcttatcaaattttttaaatcagaataacGTTGTTCTTCATGCCCCTGAATGCAAAATATTCTGGAACTGCAGCAGTGGAGACCGGAATGCATCATATTTGAACTGCTGCATAGCTGGCTTTTAGAGAGAGCTGAACAGCTTTAGAAACATACTTCAAAATCCTAGATTGCTTGGAATTCTTATGGCTTTGAGCACAGGAGTATTATATAATCTTTAAAAGGTCTTCAACTGTAAACTGAATTACAGTGGTCAGTAATATTCTCTGTACATTCAGTGTGAAAACAACATCATAAACACACTTCAAGGTTGCTTCTCTTCACAAAAATATTCTGAGGGGCTGCCTGCAAACTTACATTGTATATCAAAGATAGATTTTCAGTTCTATGGAACTAGTTAATATTCACATTAAGAGCCACTTACATTTTCCTGTGCAAGAAGGACACAAAAGAAACTTTTGTCAGGCATTTGCATTTTCTATAATTTTTCTATAATTTCTACAACATAAATGTAAAGAAAGATTCAATTTGGAAACTTGCACATTTAGGGTTACTGGAAGCAAAACAGCGTATTATAAATGAAATACTAATGACTGCAGTTCAACTCACTTATGGCCTCTGAGCTCACCTTTCAAGTTCTTTGTGTCCTTAGAATCACTCTGAAAGAATAACATAATATGTTATTAACGTAATTGTTCtataaatagaaaattatatATAGAATATGAAATTGGAATATTCATTTGGAATATGAAactaaaaaatacagaaaaacagttacatcagtgaaaaagttatgaaaatagttttataaaaaatggaaaaaaatacactgagaaTACAGTcatgtaaaattttaattttttgtcttatttaaataaatgtggaTTGAGCCAAAAACACCAGAGAGATGGCTATGCAAAATGGAAtcactttttttccacagaataggTGCAATAATAAAATCCACAGAATAGATTCAATCCTGTCTCCCTGGCAATTTGCTCAAACTTGGTTTAGTCATTATGCGTGCTTTCATTTCTAAACCCTGTTGATAATGTTGATATCTTTGATAATGAAGACAAAGCCGCATTTCCTCATGAGCATGAATTTGCAAGGGAAATAACCTTTGAAATTCTGTGGaaggattctttaaaaaaaaaaattgtcctaaAAAATGCATGACCACCTTGAACTCTTTGAATCCTATGTACATTGAAGTTCGATACAATAAATGAGATACggaaatatttttgtcagaatGTCTAACCACATCACAACTTATAATAAATACTAAAGAGAGTTTACAAATAACTAACAACCATGCTATTCAAATATACATGCAGAACTTACAAACACTGTAAAAAATCCCGTCTTCCACAAAATAGTCCAGTCTCAGTAAAAACCCTCTGATCTATAGGAATTTGGTGCCAGATATTCCTCCTCCAAGGTGCCTGGACTGAAAAGCACTCAGAGTTTGCTTCTCCACTTCATTTGTCCGCAAAAGTGTCTATATGTCTGATGATTTTTAGAATCAAGGGAAGTTCACTAGAAGAACAGAGAATAGAATAAGATCATTAAGAACCATTCTGGAACCAGAAGCATCAGTTGCTTCTATTCCCAGGAGTTCAGCAAAGCTCTTTACAAGAATTGCAGTaagttgctgttgtttttctctcccctttaaTTGCATTTAGTAATGGATACTCTTCTCCAAATTTCCTctttgtaaatacactcaagcttgcaaaaaaaccccgaaaccACCAGACAACAATTGTTTCTGTGGGTCACAGTTTCATTTCAATTTACAAAACTTTGTAAAATATGCCAAAAGGTCTTCTCTGAGATCAGTTATCTTTCTGGACATCTTTCTTGGGTGGCTGCTGTAAAGCCTTACCAAGTATTTTGTATATAAGTCGATTCTGAACAGAGTTGAGGGAGAACCAATAACAGAAAGTCCTAAGCCCATTCTATTGTTGAATGTTCCTATTAtgctttatttaattaatttatatatGTAACAGtcaaattttaaatgttaaagtcattagaaaaaaaaaaattcttatctaATCCAGGATGGATCTAAACCCCTTAAAAATTAAGAACTGTGTCATATATTGTTAAATATGTCATTTACATAAGATCTTTCTGCAAAAAACTAATCTAGAGAAACAGCTTTTCCAGCAGGCTGAGCATCCAGGCTGTGGCTGTTAGGCTAGAAGCAACCTCCAAACCTCTAGAGCTCCTGAGGTTTCAAGTTAGATCATTAAATTATTCAATGAAAttatctgctttctgttttgcaaaaggTAACTATATTTCTAGTCTTGCCATCTATCCATAAAAGAATAATATATTTGCCTATTTAATAGCAAACTAATTAACTACTTAAAACACGCGATGGCACTGTACTCAACAGAGACAAAATGCCTATTTATTAATGCATAGATATAGATTACCAATAAGCCAGGTCCTTAGCTGGTGCTCCTGGAGCTTTGCTGAGCAGAGTATTTCCTTCGACATTAATTCCTTCACCATTTCCAAAGCAGACACTGTGTAAGAAAACTATATGGATCAGTGGAGCGTCTCCCTTATCCCATCTCTAGCTTCTTGCTTGTCCCTTTGGCTAAATTCTCCTACTCTCTCTTCTTTCATTCCAGGCATCAGCTCCTTTCAGTCTTGCTGTGCTCTGATGTACACACTTCAGGAGCTTTCTGCTGTTTTCGGAGTTTGACGCCTCCTTCATCAGCCTCCTTGACCTGTGTTTCTTGTGAAGATGTTATTTCCTTCTTACCAGCAGCACTCCATTGCTTTTTGCAACAGCTGTTGGACGTATCATATTCCATCTCAGCAAGGACCTGGTTTAAAGGTGTAAGCTTATAAGGAGATGAGAATACTTATCAAAATAAGCCAGTAATAAACAAGaaagaatttattcctttttcttgggCCTGCATCCAACATGCTGCACAGGCTTTGTGCAACTTCTGTGCCTGAGAGTGATTTTACCGACTAAAAGCCCTCTCCACCGctgcaaatggaaaaaacatcAGCAGATGTGCTAGAGATCTAAAAGATGTATGCAAAGCTGGCCTCCAGGTCAGAGATTGTTTTACCTTTGCTAATGGAACCTAAAACCAGGCCACAATTTTACCAGCTTCTGGAAACAAATACCACTTGATTTCATGGCTAACAGTGTGCTGGAATATTATTATCAGCTCTTTCCGGTTagtcaataaaaatgaaagcagacctgttgatagaaaaatattttataataacataaaagggaaaaataacataacaaattcagtttttttcaaaacttttactCTAGTCCATGCTTTCTCTGTAATTCCTATATATTCCAATAGTTCCCTAAACACAGCATGGAATAGATGCATGGAGGGAGATAGAAATTAATCCATCTCTGTAATTAAGATCTCAGAACAGCTTTCTCACTACAAAAATGAGTCAGCCCTGATATTGCTGATGTGCAAGATAGAAATACACTTCCATATTTCCGTTGAAATACAGGCTTCTAAGT from Rissa tridactyla isolate bRisTri1 chromosome 7, bRisTri1.patW.cur.20221130, whole genome shotgun sequence harbors:
- the TRPV1 gene encoding transient receptor potential cation channel subfamily V member 1; translation: MSSILGKMKKFGSSDMEESEVTDEHTDGEDSTLETPDSLQGTPSNKVQPPKSNIFARRGRFVMGDSDKDMAPMDSFYQMDHLMAPSVIKFHANLERGKLHKLLSTDSITGCSEKAFKFYDRRRIFDAVAQGNTRDLDDLLLYLNRTLKHLTDDEFKEPETGKTCLLKAMLNLHDGKNDTIPLLLDIARKTGTLKEFVNAEYTDNYYKGQTALHIAIERRNMYLVKLLVQNGADVHARACGEFFRKIKGKPGFYFGELPLSLAACTNQLCIVKFLLENPYQPANITAEDSMGNTVLHTLVEIADNTKDNTKFVTKMYNNILILGAKINPILKLEELTNKKGLTPLTLAAKTGKIGIFAYILRREIKDPECRHLSRKFTEWAYGPVHSSLYDLSCIDTCEKNSVLEIIAYSSETPNRHEMLLVEPLNRLLQDKWDRFVKHLFYFNFFVYTMHIIILTAAAYYRPVEKEEKPPFTFGHSTGEYFRVTGEILSVLGGLYFFFRGIQYFVQRRPSFKTLIVDSYSEVLFFVHSLLLLSSVVLYFCGQELYVASMVFSLALGWANMLYYTRGFQQMGIYSVMIAKMILRDLCRFMFVYLVFLLGFSTAVVTLIEDDNEGQDTNSSEYSRCCHMKRGRTSYNSLYYTCLELFKFTIGMGDLEFTENYRFKSVFVILLVLYVILTYILLLNMLIALMGETVSKIAQESKSIWKLQRAITTLDIENSYLNCVRRSFRSGKRVLVGVTPDGQDDYRWCFRVDEVNWSTWNTNLGIINEDPGYSGDLKRNPSYSIKPGRVSGKNWKTLVPLLRDGSRREETHKLPEEVKLKPILEPYYEPEDSETLKESLPKSV